The stretch of DNA TCGATTTGCATTCCTACTTCGAGtgtttttgtactttttgcatttctccAGTTCCGCTTGTTTCTTGGCCTTCCTCTGTTTCACCAGGTTTCTCCATTTCTTCTCTCGGGCCACTAGCTCGCATTTTTTCTTCAGCTCAGCTGCTCTTCTTTCCAGCTTGTACCTTTCCCGGATTTTCATGCATCTGTTCTGTTCAGCCAATCTCTTGCATTGCTCCCTTAGATATTGCTCTGCTTCGAgattggctttgcttttgggacTGCCGccgtttttgatttgtttacagGAGTCGCCACCTGCCTTGCTTTcggctctctgctgctgctgcttttctttgGCCCATTGCTCGCATCGATCCTTTTCGACCAGCGCCTGGCAGGCTTGTATCAGCTCCTTTCTCTTGGCTTCCTTGGCGCATTTGATCTTGTCGGCTAATTCCTGGCAGGCCTTCTGCATGGCCCTCAACTCTGCCGCTTGGCTTTGGAGTTTTTCCTTCTCGCACTTTGACTTTTCGGCCAGCTGCTTGAAGTATTCTTTCTGTCCACCTTTCTTCCTCTTTGCTTCTTCGGCcattttcttgcacttttcttCTTCGGccttctttttgctctttaaAGCTTCCACcacttttttgcatttctttcgAAGTTCTTCCTTAACATCATCTGTATTCTTTCCAGCACACTTTACCTTCTCGGCCCGTGCCTGGCACATTTTGAGGAACATTTCGGCCCTGATTTTCTTAGCCATTTTCGAGCAATCGTTTCTTATCTTACATATGTCGTCAATGGATTCcttctttttctcctttttatCGTTTTTATTGCATTCTTTGCCGCTTTTCTGCGCTCCCTTCTTGTCTTCGCTGCCACATTTTGCCATGGTCACTTTTTGGCGTTTGAATTGTGCATTTATCCAAATGGTTTGAAAGTCCCCTTTATCATCGGGTTCTTTCTTACTT from Drosophila subobscura isolate 14011-0131.10 chromosome O, UCBerk_Dsub_1.0, whole genome shotgun sequence encodes:
- the LOC117897213 gene encoding axoneme-associated protein mst101(2)-like, with the protein product MLKRTALALGRSVQECLRACRIAVQPITTFRSSCNYNEDHGHNNSDKCLLQSVFKRRNTDVTLDTDGARLCGCRTDNLFLKNYMVMAYVAACMGAEKVQFGRHPVYNQPIKNDQFPFSSGPLCHHSAFQVIGRSVHTQRSVPISLNIHAKPSRIIIPKTKEDNSVIVIREVKPFKNYSSPALDKDFIYHRDLQKANKIQKDAKTSKKEPDDKGDFQTIWINAQFKRQKVTMAKCGSEDKKGAQKSGKECNKNDKKEKKKESIDDICKIRNDCSKMAKKIRAEMFLKMCQARAEKVKCAGKNTDDVKEELRKKCKKVVEALKSKKKAEEEKCKKMAEEAKRKKGGQKEYFKQLAEKSKCEKEKLQSQAAELRAMQKACQELADKIKCAKEAKRKELIQACQALVEKDRCEQWAKEKQQQQRAESKAGGDSCKQIKNGGSPKSKANLEAEQYLREQCKRLAEQNRCMKIRERYKLERRAAELKKKCELVAREKKWRNLVKQRKAKKQAELEKCKKYKNTRSRNANRSSPRNEWPKRTRAKN